One part of the Dioscorea cayenensis subsp. rotundata cultivar TDr96_F1 unplaced genomic scaffold, TDr96_F1_v2_PseudoChromosome.rev07_lg8_w22 25.fasta BLBR01000868.1, whole genome shotgun sequence genome encodes these proteins:
- the LOC120255164 gene encoding endoribonuclease YBEY, chloroplastic-like, which translates to MARFVARSAPLASRPSLPITRPQISAALRWRSRRSTVIAFSLPPSSLFPPLLGVSQWRDIHSRTRYSPSRIPFPGFFVSARAFRKQGQRRAAKKQKSKKQLLELDVKICIEEELPDDPEILSIAEMLRTDAPMAMKVAFDGLKDSKYKTRDASITDVDKFDNIELSVLLCNDDFIQKLNKEWRDEDHATDVLSMSQHIPGLDIPILMLGDIVISIETAARQAEERGHTIVDEIRILLVHGLLHLLGFDHEISIEAEIEMEKEEELVLKSLGWKGKGLIKSAHDALNDGSLQTDISDRCVNNDMKKTSILQLYKPKLSYIFCDMDGTLLNSKSQISINNAEALREAVSKGVNIVIATGKTRPAVISALEVVGLAGKGGVVSEISPGIFLQGLLVYGRQGREIYRRNLEKTVCREACLYSLEHGVPLVAFCQDRCLTLFEHPLVDSLHMVYHEPKAEVMPSVEHLLAAADIQKLLFIHTAEGVSSNLRPCWEEAVRGRAGVVQAQADMLEIVPAGTNKGSGVKLLLDHLDITANEIMAIGDGENDVEMLQLASLGVALANGSEKTKAVADAIGATNDEDGVAKAIYQYVL; encoded by the exons ATGGCGAGGTTCGTGGCTCGAAGCGCTCCCCTCGCCTCTCGACCCTCACTTCCCATCACGCGCCCACAGATCTCCGCCGCTCTCCGGTGGCGCTCGCGGAGGTCCACCGTCATCGCTTTCTCTCTCCCTCCTTCCTCTCTTTTCCCACCCTTGTTGGGTGTTTCTCAATGGAGAGATATCCATTCCCGGACTCGCTATTCCCCTTCTCGGATCCCTTTCCCGGGCTTCTTCGTCAGTGCGCGGGCGTTCCGCAAACAAGGGCAGCGGAGGGCGGCGAAGAAGCAGAAGTCCAAAAAGCAGCTGCTTGAGCTCGATGTGAAGATTTGCATCGAGGAGGAGCTTCCTGACGATCCTGAAATTCTG AGCATTGCGGAAATGCTTAGAACAGATGCTCCAATGGCAATGAAGGTTGCATTTGACGGCCTAAAGGATTCCAAGTATAAAACCAGAGATGCTTCAATAACTGATGTTGACAAATTTGATAATATTGAGCTATCTGTATTACTATGCAACGATGATTTCATTCAAAAGCTGAATAAAGAGTGGAGAGATGAGGACCATGCCACTGATGTTCTCTCAATGTCCCAACATATCCCTGGACTTGATATAcccatt CTAATGTTAGGCGATATAGTAATTTCCATTGAAACTGCTGCACGTCAAGCTGAAGAGAGAGGCCAtacaattgttgatgaaattcgaATTCTCTTG GTTCATGGTCTATTGCATCTTTTAGGCTTTGATCATGAGATCAGCATTGAAGCTGAGATTGAaatggagaaggaagaagaactGGTTTTGAAAAGTCTTGGTTGGAAGGGGAAAGGCCTGATCAAGAGTGCGCATGATGCTTTGAATGATGGAAGCCTTCAGACAGACATTTCTGATA GGTGTGTTAACAATGATATGAAGAAAACAAGCATCCTGCAATTGTATAAACCAAAACTTAGCTATATCTTCTGCGATATGGATG GTACTCTTCTTAACAGTAAAAGTCAGATCAGTATAAATAATGCTGAAGCTCTGAGGGAGGCTGTCTCAAAGGGTGTAAACATTGTAATTGCTACTGGAAAG ACCCGCCCTGCTGTTATCAGTGCTCTGGAGGTGGTTGGTTTGGCTGGAAAGGGTGGTGTTGTCTCTGAAATTTCACCAGGCATCTTCCTACAG GGGCTGCTTGTTTATGGGAGACAAGGCCGAGAGATTTACAGGAGAAATTTAGAAAAAACTGTCTGTAGAGAG GCTTGTCTTTATTCTCTGGAGCATGGAGTTCCTCTAGTAGCCTTTTGCCAGGACAGATGCCTGACATTATTTGAACATCCTCTGGTTGATTCACTGCACATGGTTTATCATGAGCCAAAG GCAGAGGTGATGCCTTCAGTTGAGCACCTTCTAGCAGCCGCTGACATACAG AAATTGCTCTTCATTCACACAGCTGAGGGGGTTTCATCTAATTTGCGACCATGTTGGGAAGAAGCAGTCAGAGGCCGGGCTGGTGTTGTCCAGGCACAGGCAGATATGCTTGAGATTGTGCCTGCTGGAACTAATAAAGGCAGTGGGGTAAAATTGTTGCTTGATCATCTTGATATTACTGCAAATGAG ATCATGGCAATTGGAGATGGTGAAAACGACGTTGAGATGCTACAACTAGCATCATTAGGCGTCGCCCTCGCCAATGGATCGGAGAAGACTAAGGCTGTGGCCGATGCAATCGGAGCTACCAACGATGAAGATGGTGTTGCCAAGGCTATATACCAATATGTTCTCTAA